A window from Mya arenaria isolate MELC-2E11 chromosome 9, ASM2691426v1 encodes these proteins:
- the LOC128246815 gene encoding cyclin-L1-like gives MAEVTEQKPGATMERDFSTIILTLENVLIPDEKLSPTPSLLDGLDLDTETDLRILGCELIQTAGILLKLPQVAMATGQVLFQRFYYSKSFVKHNMEVLAMACINLASKIEECPRRIRDVINTFHHVKQIRNKKNIHPLVLDQNYINLKNQVIKAERRVLKELGFCVHVKHPHKVIVMFLQVLDANQNQKLVQCAWNYMNDSFRTDVFVRWHPETIACACIWLAARQLQVPLPNSPPWFELFGVDEDEIKEICLTILRLYARKKPNPEALEKRVTAARNLQLEAKKKARGLFSEADTPTSFSRNGSPKNVSPNPHTLIGELKKRIKKEEEERNEKSKKRRTRSRSRSSHSSRSYSPAPKKRKHRSPEGGSRKVKKEKYSPERRSKDSHKSRKRRHRSRSRSYSYSPAEDYKSGHKKRAKDRSYDYKDRDYKENKDRYYSPDRHTRKHHRNGHSSPSRLDKYEKYRR, from the exons ATGGCGGAGGTTACGGAACAAAAGCCAGGGGCAACAATGGAAAGAGACTTCAGTACTATCATTTTGACTCTAGAAAATGTGTTAATTCCAGACGAAAAACTATCCCCGACCCCTTCTTTGTTAGATGGACTGGATTTAGACACCGAAACGGATCTCAGAATCCTAGGATGTGAACTTATTCAGACGGCCGGAATTTTGCTCAAACTTCCACAG GTTGCAATGGCTACTGGACAGGTCTTGTTTCAGAGGTTCTACTATTCCAAATCTTTCGTCAAACACAACATGGAG GTGCTTGCTATGGCATGCATCAATTTAGCCTCGAAGATAGAAGAATGCCCAAGAAGAATAAGAGATGTAATCAACACATTCCACCACGtcaaacaaataagaaataaaaa GAATATCCATCCCCTTGTTTTGGATCAAAACTACATCAATTTGAAGAACCAAGTGATCAAAGCTGAGAGAAGAGTCCTAAAGGAGCTTGGATTCTGTGTACATGTCAAACATCCTCACAAG GTGATTGTGATGTTCTTACAAGTGCTGGATGCAAACCAGAACCAAAAACTGGTTCAGTGTGCATG GAACTACATGAATGACAGTTTCCGGACGGACGTGTTTGTGCGTTGGCATCCTGAGACCATAGCCTGTGCTTGTATTTGGCTGGCTGCAAGGCAACTCCAG GTGCCCCTGCCTAACAGTCCACCTTGGTTCGAATTGTTTGGTGTTGATGAAGATGAAATCAAAGAGATCTGTCTAACAATCCTCAGACTGTATGCCAGGAAAAAG CCCAACCCAGAAGCCCTGGAGAAGAGGGTGACAGCTGCCCGCAATCTACAACTAGAGGCAAAGAAGAAAGCTCGGGGTCTGTTCTCTGAGGCTGACACTCCAACTTCTTTCTCCAGAAATG GGTCACCCAAGAATGTTAGCCCCAACCCCCACACCCTGATAGGAGAACTGAAGAAACGCATCAAGAAGGAGGAAGAGGAAAGAAA TGAGAAGTCAAAGAAGCGAAGAACGAGAAGTAGATCAAG GTCATCTCATTCCAGTAGAAGCTACAGCCCTGCACCAAAAAAGCGGAAACACAGATCTCCTGAGGGCGGATCTCGCAAGGTCAAGAAGGAGAAATACTCTCCAGAGAGGCGCTCCAAAGACTCGCACAAATCGAGGAAACGTCGACACAGATCGCGAAGCCGAAGCTACTCTTATTCCCCAGCGGAGGATTACAAATCAGGACACAAGAAACGTGCAAAAGACAGAAGCTATGATTACAAGGATAGAGATTATAAGGAAAATAAAGACAGATATTACTCTCCAGACAGGCACACTCGGAAACATCACCGGAACGGACACTCGAGTCCATCGCGGCTTGATAAATATGAGAAGTATCG